From a region of the Thermosipho melanesiensis BI429 genome:
- a CDS encoding Na+/H+ antiporter subunit D, with translation MIALLVAIPLISAFLFVPFKDKSKYILPFVILLDLIVLFNLAPGTISEMGGWKAPFGIVLVLDSASFYTVLVVNIIFLLISFMPQIAERNYSIILLILLGALNGLILTGDIFNSFVFLEITAAAGYIIASTKKNYYGAFKYLIIGGIAGGFYLLGAIYAYLGTGSLNLADIAININHSIMPYVALLLFVGLAVEAKVLPLAGWVPSVYASGSSLTPTVLGTTVTFSVIYLLGRIFITVFNGYFLDVIYVFGLLTLILAEIAAFRQEKLLKALAFSSIAQAGLVLSVISLNTFSALNAAYFHLLNDVTAKLVLFIVAASVSGSFMKNKTLGITFSIASFSLIGFPLFAGFRSKLLILKSAFEKGDYLLPILLLIATVIEMAYLLKWNVKFWYSNEDINKEIPWNIMLLVLIVALFIIYIGIFPEIYLKISRSIAEGLINSEAYVTTILGGM, from the coding sequence ATGATAGCTCTTTTAGTTGCTATTCCATTAATCTCTGCGTTTTTATTCGTGCCATTTAAAGATAAGTCAAAATACATATTACCATTTGTTATTTTGTTGGATTTAATAGTGTTATTTAACTTAGCTCCAGGTACAATTTCAGAAATGGGTGGCTGGAAAGCACCTTTTGGAATAGTTTTGGTACTTGATTCTGCAAGTTTTTACACAGTACTAGTTGTAAATATTATCTTTTTATTGATTTCATTTATGCCGCAAATCGCAGAAAGAAACTATTCAATAATTTTATTAATACTTTTAGGAGCGTTAAATGGCTTAATTCTTACAGGGGATATTTTTAATTCTTTTGTATTTTTGGAAATTACTGCAGCAGCTGGATATATAATTGCATCTACTAAGAAAAATTATTATGGAGCATTTAAATACCTAATTATTGGTGGAATTGCTGGTGGATTTTATCTTCTTGGAGCAATTTATGCATATTTAGGTACCGGCTCATTGAATTTAGCCGATATAGCGATTAATATAAATCATTCTATTATGCCATATGTAGCACTTTTGTTATTTGTTGGACTAGCAGTTGAGGCAAAAGTTTTGCCATTAGCAGGATGGGTTCCAAGTGTTTATGCATCAGGTTCATCTTTAACACCAACGGTTTTAGGTACCACTGTTACTTTTTCTGTGATTTATCTCTTGGGAAGGATTTTTATTACTGTATTTAATGGTTATTTTTTAGATGTAATTTATGTATTTGGACTTTTAACTCTTATTCTTGCCGAAATTGCCGCATTTAGACAAGAAAAATTGTTAAAAGCTCTTGCTTTTTCTTCAATTGCACAGGCAGGTTTAGTGTTAAGTGTTATTTCTCTTAATACCTTTAGTGCGTTAAATGCAGCATATTTTCATCTCTTAAATGATGTAACCGCAAAATTAGTTTTATTTATTGTAGCTGCAAGTGTTTCTGGAAGTTTTATGAAGAATAAAACGTTAGGGATTACATTTAGTATTGCTTCCTTTTCTTTAATAGGATTCCCATTGTTTGCTGGTTTCAGGAGTAAATTGTTAATTTTAAAAAGTGCTTTTGAGAAAGGTGACTATTTATTACCTATACTTTTGTTGATAGCTACTGTGATTGAAATGGCGTATCTTCTGAAGTGGAATGTAAAATTTTGGTATAGTAATGAAGATATAAATAAGGAAATTCCATGGAATATAATGTTACTGGT
- a CDS encoding sodium:proton antiporter → MIYYISFLLIGIGIYGLLTQKNLFKYLVSLTIIDTAINLFIISIGYINGKDVPIFSKYTKTANFVDPLPQALVLTAIVIGVGTLALGTSLLIRTYEKYSTLDVEEIAQKEAEE, encoded by the coding sequence ATGATATACTATATTTCATTTCTTTTGATAGGTATAGGTATATACGGTCTTCTAACTCAAAAAAACCTTTTTAAATACTTGGTTTCATTGACTATTATAGATACAGCAATCAACTTGTTTATCATTTCTATTGGATACATAAATGGTAAAGATGTGCCTATCTTTTCAAAATATACAAAAACGGCAAATTTTGTTGATCCTCTACCACAAGCTTTGGTGTTAACGGCTATTGTTATAGGTGTAGGTACATTAGCTTTAGGTACATCACTTTTAATAAGAACGTATGAGAAATATAGTACATTAGACGTTGAAGAAATCGCCCAAAAGGAGGCGGAAGAATGA